CCTTCTCAGTTAGAACTAGTAAAGAAGCAGTGATCTGATCCAGAGAGTAAATTGTTTCTTTACGTAGGACTAGAAAAAACGTTTAAGAATTTTGTGTCATGCAAGAAGTCGGTATAAACACATTACAGTAGCTACAAGAATACAAAGCCAGAGAGCAGTTTTCTTCTGGACTTCACACACTGGTTAGACACACTCATACTTCTCTATCCACATGTGGATGGAAGAACAAGATGAATACACAACCAGTAAAATAACTTGATTCTGAAAATATTTACATTTTGATGTGCATGTGCTGTCTCATCTACACTTGTCTCATTGTCTAttatatttttccttcttttcttttttccttctatGGCTGCTACTGTTAATGTCGCGATGTTGGACTTCTTGGGCAACCTAAGTGATCAAGCTTATCTAAGTATGAAACTTTCAAGTTGGTCACAATATTGGCGGCTTTGGTCATGAGCTTTCCATGCTCATCTTTCAACAGCTCCTCTAAATTGCCCACTGATTTGTTCTTCTTTAAGTCAGCCTCTTTTTGGTCCAGTTGCCACCCCATGTAATCTGATAGTGTCATTGAAGTTGGTGTGTCTACAGAACTCAGCCTCTCTGTCTCTTCCTCAGGGTTTGGGAACTTCGGTGACCCCGTCAACGGTGTGGAatccatgaaattttttttttcaagttctgTTTGTGAGGGGTTTTGAGTGAGAGAGTCAGCATAAAGGACATCTTCAATTCGAGACATTACTGTGAAGGCTAAGCTTTCTATGATCCTTGAATAGCTCTCTAGAATGGACTGCCCAACATCCTGTGTAATTCAAAAATATGATAGCTTAGTTAAGGCTTGGAGCCTTGAATTAGAACTTTAGCTCAAGGGTAGAATGCAATGTTACTCATTGTTACCCGGTTATATTGGATCTTCGATATGTCGAGTGCAGATTGAGGAAGTCCTGGGAACCGCTGTTTGATGAGGAGCAAGATGGTCTCTGCTCTCTCTTCGAAAAGTTCCCTCTTCTCCAGGCTTATTGCCGATCCCCAAGCAGACTTTCCATCCTTATTGTGCATTTTCCTCTTCCAAATAACGATAGATGCTTCGATCCTGTTCTTGAGGTCAAGCACTTTGTGCTCCGTTGACATGTCCATGGTCGAGAGGAATTGCTCGGGGTCAAAAAACTCAACCGTAATGTTCTTATAGATCGAGTCACCAAGGCTTGTTTTGCCATTCTACCAAAACataaaatcaatcaaaattaCAAAGGAATTCAAATGAATCTAGTTTgtgtgtgaaatattttctgtgCTATACCTTGGGGAGGGATTCGATGTAGCTTTCGGGGATTTCCATCTCCAATAACACTTGGGCATTTATGGCCATTGCTGCTTTTAGTACTTGGTTGACAGATTCCTTCTGAAAGAGTAGCCATTTGCGTGACATATCCGATAGGCCATCTGGGGGAACCTTGACAGTGGGTAGCCACCACTTGTCGTCCTTTCTTTGGTTGCCACCTTCCTCAGACTCCTTATCGTCTCTGGAAGCGTACCAGAATTCATTCTGGTCTCTGAAGTTATCCAAGTAGTCCTGTTCATTGTAGGTTGATTAGAAAAGAGGAACAAAAATTGAAAGCTGTAAACTTCTTAAGAGTGAAAAGCAGGAGCATCAAATACTCACAATTAGCATGGCATCAAGCTTGCGCAAGGCGGGAATGTTCATGTGCAAATCATTTCTTTGCCGCGTTACCATTACCTGTAAAACCAGGAAAACATGCATAATGTGGCAAACTTATATAGTCTCTGTATTTGAATTGTGtgtgagagatagagagagagtgagataccTCTACATCTTTTCCATCACTGGATTTCTGCTGAGAGGCAACAAATTCGACAATGTGATCAGTTACAGATAAAAGCCAACCGATTTCTTTTCTCCATCTTGCTTTCCTCTCTACAGACATCGGCTCTAGCTTCCATTGTTCTCCAAAAACAGAAGCTGCATTGTATCAGAAACAAAGCAAAATCAGCATATATGAATTAGAGCTCCCATTATTTGGCTCTATTCCTGTTATGGTTACCATCATATATGCAATAACGACAGCCACCCCAAAATCTAAACTTAAAAGGCCAAATTAGGACATCATGGAAAGGAGAAATTGTAAATTCCTGGACATTTTGTAAAAACATGccaatataattaattaaatttggaATTATAAGAAAATAAAGCTATTGCACAATTTTTTCTATAATTCATTGTTCTCAATTCCATCATTTTAACACAGACAGAACGGTTCAAACATGAACGAAGAGAGAAACAACATACCGGCGAGATTTGTAATGGCATTTGACAAAGCTAAAGCTGAAGAAACACCCTTTCCGCCACCCGACATGTCCTCCCCCAAAAGCAACTTAGCAAATCTTTCCTTCAATTGTTCCACATCTGAACCTAACAATGCCAAATTAAGAGGACCGTCAATCCTAATTTCCAAAATCGATGCAACGTAGACAGCAAAACGACAATCAATTCCTAGTTTTTCCCATCTCTTAATGAGTTGGCTAAAGCAATGCATTTGGATGTATTGTACTGTTTGTGGTTCTAGCATCATAGAATGAACGTGGATGtcttttcttatatttttgtAACTTTTAGGCTAATCCAATCAATATTTGTGTTCTGGAATCTGAAGTACAGATACTTTTTCAGAAAGATGGATTATGAATTTCACCTGCGGGAGGCTTGGCAAGGGGGCTCACCGCAGCCACCCCCGTCCCAATATCGGTCAAGCGCGAAACGGGACTCTTGTCCTGTGACCGATTAAGCGAGCTTGGCATTTGCTGGATATCTGAGAAGGGGCTAGCTTTCGATTGCCCTGCATCATCCTCGGCCCCTTCGTTATCCGAACCGTAAAACACAAGACTCTGCGCTTGCCTTTCGGGGATCTCAAACATCCTTTTGAAGTGAAAAGATTTTGACTTCTGAATGCCATGGTTTCGATCAAAGGCTCGAACCATTTCGAATTCAAACAATGTTAAAATTGTGTTATATTTCTTGTTTGGAACAAAGGAGTGGTATCAATTTGAGAATTGATCGAAGAAGCAAATTAACAACGGTGGGGAGGAGCTAGTAGCCCCGCGGGAATGAGAGCGGGGGAAGGTTTCTCGTTTCCTCTTTCTtatctcttcttttttctttttcttttttattttgttgaAGCAGATGATAACTTTATAGGGAGAAAGGGGAAAGAGGAGAAACCCTTCTCCCTGGTGAGGAGTTGGAGATGATCACAGAGATCAAAAGGGTTTTGGTTAATTCGCAGGGGAGGGGGATGAAGAAGAGAAGGCTGGGTTGTTTGTGCAGTTTTCATTTTTGGATGCAAATGGAACGTGGGGTGCATGTTTGAGGAGAAAAAAATTGTGGTTGATTTAGGCAAAAACCAAAATAAACAAGTTAGGACAGAGAGACAGAGTCCCCTGTTTGGTTTGTTTTTGGAGTTTTGATGAATGGATGGTTGGGTTTTCATTTTAAAGGTCAATAAAGCCAAAAAGCCCGGGAAAGACATCCAGTGACaaccaatctctctctctcactctctctctctctctctctctctctgcttgcCAAATTACAAAAATGACTATGGAAGGACAAAGATGAATATCCACACTTCCTTCTTTGTTGTGATTTCATCTTTAGCCATGGAGGGAAAGCTAGAATTTCAATATCCTCAACTTAGAAGAAGATGGAAACAATTTTTCGTATATTTTCTATGCATATTATGTATAACATTTGTAAATGTAAAACAGAGCACACTGAAAAATTAAAGGGAGAAAATACTATTCAACAAGGAGAGTTTAAAGAAGGAACTGTGGGAAGATATGGGAAGGGACATAATtccatttaataaaataaattttaaactaAGTTGAAATCGATTAAAGTCATTAACTTTTTGTTATTTAATAATTAGTCAATGAATATTAATTCAGTGCAAAAAAGATCGACCAACTATCACAATTAATTGAGTCTATTTTTgcaacaaaatttttttttaaataataagttAAAATCATAAATACCCAAAACTTTTTTATTCAACAATTCAATCCACCAATTTTAATTCAGTGtaaaacaaatattaaatatcaataaacaCCGAGTTATATTATTTTACTGTTGACTTAATTTTCGTTTCATGTTAATTATtacaatgtttttttttatagttttatcTTTTTGAAGATGACAACTTTTTTATTTTGTACTATTATGAAATTTATCAgctaaatatttaaaaaaaaattagttaaatttgatAACGCATGTCACCCAGACTGCACGTGTGTGTACATGTAttgtatttaattaataatattatattttatattttagaatgcatataaaatattttttgtcaaatatagtttaaaaatacTCCACCAATTAAAACTTGAATTAAAGAAagtataaattttttattctcttttggagatatatttattaaagaaaatttgataaaatattacTTGATATTATTTATGTATCTATaggaatatttttgaattttaaaaattattatttaagttATTTGAAAATTAATCGATGTTTCCAAATTTATTTTAGTAAAATCTTAAATCTAAATGTAGgaaatattaaaaagaaatggAAGGTATATAATAGCATTTAATAGAGTATTAAAAGTGGGAAACACTgaatcatatttaataaaaagaatttcaaatttcaaatttttagctTTCAAAATCTTTCTACATGGGAGATTGCGAATGAGGAGAAAATTgtcttaaaaaaataataaataactttTCATGAGATTTgacattaaaaaaacaaaaaaaaaattcttgaggTTTTAAATGACTCTGATATATTTATacctatttataaatttatacgaagtaaaagtttttaaaactaatttttaaattattttgacaTTGACAAAATTGAATgacataaaatattatttaaatttaaaaactcaTCAATAGGtataaatttcattcaaatatatatttttttttaaatccttaaaaaaaaaaaaagcactatGCTATCCCCCTCCCTAACTAAACTAAGTGCAGTATCCCTAGTTCCTTTTTAGCTGTTGCTATTTTAATTCATGTGTTAGGTGCGAAAATGGTagaataattaattttttaaaatattattggCTACCATTCAAATGAATTGAGGGAGAGGATGTAAGTGTCTCGAATGTCAAAAAATTACATAAAATATTTCAAATCTCAAGAGAAGTTCGTATCTTTTTGTCAGGACTcaagaaaaattaatatttttatcttaataaaaaaatgcaaaaaaaaaaaaaaatacattcacCTTTCCCAAGactcgacaaaaaaaaaaaaaaacaggagcATTTCATAAGGTTTTAAACTTTTTATTGACCTcttttaaggtttcaaaaatgtcactaATTCCCTGATGTTTGTCAAAGATAAAAatctccttttaaaaaatttgtcttttttcaaaatataagaaGAGGTTAAaaagaaatcaattttgaaattaaaagactcaattaaaaataaccAGTACTTGAATTTGAAATAagatgactcaattttgaaacTCGGGACTCAAGGGCTTAATTTTAAAAAAGGGCCCCATTTTTGAAATAAACTAGGACTCACTTATCAAGACTTAAGACTCGTTcggattttcaaaaagggtcctccaattcTCGGGATtcaaagtcaacttttattacgTCGGGTCTTTTCCAAAAGGGCTGAtcaaaattggggtgtctacattgACACATTTTAGAAATACACCAACCAATCGGATTGAGAATTCTAAACCTTTGGCCAATGagatattatttttttgtttttttgaaaatttgagaaaattaggattGAATTTGGAGGCATTTGAAGGCACAACGATGTTCTTTAATACATCAATATAAATtataagaacaaaaaaaaaatttgacaaatTAATTTATGTTAGCAAAAATACTGTTTATGAACAGTATATAtctatttaatattttctaataataattCGATTACTATCTTTTTACTTATTTACATTTTTTGCTATTTTATAGTTCTTTAGTTACTGAAATTTGCAAGtgcaaaaaaataattataaatgccaaaaaaattattttaggttATTCCATCaaatttcatattttcaaatCCACTTatgaatagtttttttttttttttacccactATTATATTAGGGTATCTaaagtttatttttcatttaaaaaagcATGAAATCTAGAATATTGTGAGCAATACATCAATATTGCATAGGTCTctaatgattatatatatatatatatatatatatatatcaatagtTAAGTAGTAGAGACATGTGCAATacatactatttctatatatatatcaatagTTAAGTAGTAGAGACATGTGCAATACATACTATTTCTCTTTGGATTGAAAggatattttgattttaaaattttaaaattttgacaattgCATCAATTGAATAGTTGGGTCTTTGactattttatcatttaaattaagtattaaaaataatttaatattttttgtcataaaaaaaaatagtacctAAATGATTAattaagaaagaaataaaatcaTTACATTTATTCCCTTTTCTTTACTCATTATAATTCTTAATTCGCATTTACTTAATTATAATGTTTAGTAAGATAGCAAGtgattcaaaaaaagaaaaaaagttaataagtttaaaataataaattataagatgtatatatgtgtgttcCAAGAATCAAAGAGGATGAATTTGACAAATTTATTATGACTTACCTTTCCCTTAGAGTGATGGCTTTGAGAAAATCATGAACACATGACTTAATacttttactaaaaaaaattgTAGGCCATTACATTATACTCAagttcttattatttaattgtattAGCCTCGTTCATATATGGAAAttccttttcattttctatttttaaatttcaaatagttATAAAGTACACCTTATTTATTATCCAATATGTATAGGAAAGTTTTCAAATAAGAACTTTTTTTTATTcactttctaaattttctatgtaaattctttttttttcaaaaaaaaaactgaaaataaaatggtatgttttaattatttaaaaatataaaattagaaaaagacatTGACAACTCTTTAGGctctaaatattttttaattcatAATAACTAGGAAGCATTTAAAAGCTTTGGAAGGCAAAGACCAAAGTTAGTCGCTTATTTTGCATTCACATATGTAATTGGATGAAGAAAATTGAATAGCGTGCAAAGCAATGGTTGACCTAGAAATTTTCCTTTGGGGGCAAAAAGCatatagataaaaaataaaaaataaaaaacatatacACTAACATTTAACATTAGGAATAATTGtttcaaataaaattatttacCAAAAATTCAAGTCTTTTATGTTTGTTATCTTCGAAAATGTCGACAAATGAGTATTTTCAGTATCGAGAAATGAGTATTTTCAAAGGGTGACATGCGCAGACACCAAGAAATGGTCAAAGTCATGAAATTTATTAAGAAATGGTAGGATCATGGCCGGGATACCACTTCCTAAGgtgtcaaaatattttcaattttttaaaaaagaaattttagaCATAGGATGAAGAATCAATTTTAATTGCACGAGTTATGCGTAACGCACTCCCACTCAATCACATGTCTAAGATAATAATGTATGCACATCACATGTCTAAGATAATAATGTATGCACCAAATGGCATCTCAAATTAATTGTTCATGAGTAGGTTTTCAAGCATGTACATAAACAATAATTAATGTTAATGCtgataatattattgttattattatttttattggtattgttatttattttgtgGGTCCTTACTGTGGGTAGTGTGCATCAAGTTCAAAAGCCCCACCCCATCTCTTAAATTCATATATTAATGGTTTAATACAGTCAAATGATTTGGCCTACTACTCCAAAGACTTAATGCTAAATCTTTCTTGCCAGATTTTTCCAACCCCACACCCTCTCCTCAGTTAAAAATACATAGATACAATGGacaaaatattaaagaaattaATTGGTGTCTCATAGGACATGGTGCCACATTTTAGTTTTAAACTATGGCAATTGGCATGTCCACAACATTCTCATATTATATTAACTGATGATCCTTCAAAACTGGCAGCAACTAATGAATTGAAAAAGATAAATCAATGTTCATagtacaaaaaaaatttaatctcACATTTGATTCcattaattttgaaatgaaaaattttaaaaacaaagagGAAAAATGTTTCAGAGGACAAGGTGTTGCTGCAACTCTGTCCTCTCACTTGAGCTATTAGGTGTTCTTTGAATGCTTGGATGGattaaaaaaaacttactttcAGGGGTTGATTCTTCTTTTAGATTTGTGCTGGGACACTTTGGAGGGAAAATTCTAATCCCCTTTGACAATTGTGAGTCCTCCATTAACCAGTGCATTTTTTCAACTAAAAGATTCTCAGACAGAAGGGTTGGAGCACAACTACATAGGTTCTGCTCAAGTTCTAATCATTTtgaagggtaaaaaaaaaaatcatgtagtTTTGGAAGTTTCCCTGACTACCATTTTGGTATACTTGCCTCCCCTCACATACAGTTGACCTCTACCAACCCAGGGAAAAAAAAATGCAGTTGATTTCAGACACTGGTGTCAAGTAAGGACAACATGTTAACCagtattcttttcttttccttttttttttattttatcaacATCATCATGAATTCATGATTATGATTAGTTTTGTGATTGGcaatttgggttttttttttttctttcagttTTTGGGAACAATTGTCAATGTCAATCACCATAGATCATAATGTGGGTGGTTGGTTTCCTTGCAGGAAGGGAAGAGAATGTAGTTTAGGTTTGTGTCTAAAAAGTAAAGGTCTCAACTTGGCAAAGTTCAGTGGCATCAGGCACCCAGTAAGTGAGCTGCATGCCCTCAAAAAGTTTTTGTAGTTAAAAGAACCAGCAGATCACTTGCAGTGGCATTCACTTCCAATCTATGGTTCCAAAACATTACTACAAGGCAATATTGGTTCAACCGAAAGTTGCACCTCAGCAAAGCTCAACATGTGGATGCAATGTTTTCAAAGGTGAAGCCATAAGGTGAGAGGCGTTTTAACCCTTTAAGAGACGAGGCTTTAAGCCATTTGAGAACTTTATTTTCAGataaaaatatacaaataaattACACatatctttaaaaataaaaaaataaaaaaggaaaagcaCTAATAACATGTAAAAAACTCCGatataatttgcaaactacttgaTCATTCAAAAGCTGCTAACTTGAATTTATTATATATGTCATGACAAGAGATAGAtacaacatttcaaaattcaaatttacttTCAAGATCTAATATACAACTCTCAACCATTTTGGTAagtgttagagatggagccagagaCAGCTGGAGATGATGCGTTGCTGAGTCAAGAAAATGCGTGGAATTTTCTCTTCATTATCATCCCCATTGTAACTctcatttgtgattaatttttatcttaaatgtAATTTATTCCAAGCCACTATAAAaggagggctgtggaagatgtattATATTGAAGCACAATAGCTCAGAATAgcacagagagtgcagagagagctgagaggaagaagggaggaagagagagagagagagagaattgtaacatttttccggcgagttattgaatagttggtgtgtgctccgtgaaCGTAGATCGTTcttgaccaaaccacgtaaatgcTTGGTGTAATTTTCTTCTgaatgctcacagggtcctaacaagtggtatcagagcccagttgGAGCAGAAAATCCAGATCGGAAGTGATCTCAAAATTCAGAGCTCTGTCCAGTAGATCGAAAgtgtgttttgaggccaccatcgtaTTCTTCTCGCCGAGACAAAGAGAAGGGTACCCTATGGAGCTCGAACGGAGTTCAGACAAACCCGCACGCGCCCACACGCGCTTTGCCGGAGCAAGACGTTTCTTCACGTGTCGGCCAACATCTCCTCACGCGCTGCACGCACCGCACGCATCTTCTTCACCCGTTCCGCCTCGACCCGACCCGACCCTGCAGGTGACTCAGATCCGGGTGAACCCGAGATCCAGTTCCTGACCCGGGTCTGTCCTCAGCGCCACGTCAAGCGCACGCGCCAACAGGGCCACGTCAGCAGGCACTGCCACATCATCAGTGGGTCCCACTAACACGCCAGCACCGCGTCAACAAGTGGACCCCATCGCCACGTCAACAGGTAGACCCCACTGCCACGTCTGTATCACGTtgcagtgccacgtcagcagatgccacgtcagcgccacgtcatcggtttgaccaggtttgactgaaaactttgactgagcttttcggggTCGTTTTGGGTCCATTTTTCGAGCGACTCGAACCATTTCTAGTGTCTTCGATCGTTtcggatccaaccgtgctatccatttgtgctaattccatctctaaattagtgaatcgagatgtcgaatgaaaagagctcaaaaatcgaaatgtttaacgggaacaatttcggtttctggaagatgcaaatagaagactatttgtttgggaaggaattgcacttattgttgaagggtaagccaacatctatgaacgaggacgagtgggagttgcttgattgaaaagccctcggagccatcagaatgacgttgtcgaaatctgtggcgttcaatatcaagcatataacatccaccaagtctctgatggatgcgctctcaaatatgtacaagcagccttcagccgcaaataaggtatatctcatgaaaagactatttaccatgaatatgtctgcaggtgagagtttcagcaggcatctgaataacttcaatgagttgtctgatcaactcgtctcagtcgggataacgtttgatgatgagattcgggCTTTACTGATTCTCAATCAGCTGCCtaaaaattggaatggtgtcgtcactgccatcagtagttccgcaggaaaatcgaagcttgtatacgatgaggtcgtcagcatgattttgacggaggaaataagaatgcagccgaaccatagctccaattcgagttcagccttgaacatggataatcgaggcagaggaaacaggcatggacgatcaaacaaccgcggcagatctaggcccaggcggtctCAATCCGGAAATcctagaggtactcaggacacaagtTCCCAGAGCACTAAAgctattgagtgctggaactgtggaaagactggtcattacaggaaCCAGTGCAAGAGTCAGAAGAAGGAattcgagacgagggcaaagacaaaagcaaatattgctttcgagaatgatgagatgttgatctgctcttcggagagcaagcaggagtcttgggtcttagactctggagcctcatttcatgccacatgctgcataGATTGCCTaaaggagtacacaccaggtaattttggtaaggtgtaccttggaaACGATCAACCTTACGACATAACCgacaagggagttgtgaagatcagtATAAAcaggtcagtatggaagctgaaggatgtcaggtatattccagacctgagaaagaatttgatctcagttggtcagctggcagatgagggatacacgacgaaattcattggcgatgaatggaaagtctcaaagggtgtactaacgattgtgcgaggtaagaaaagcggaacactttttctaacttccaatgcctccatgtctatttcagttgctgtaggaaatgacgacagcaacatctggcaccaacgacttggtcacatgagcgagaagggactagaggtgatgcactcaaaggaaaaattgagtagtctacagtcagtgcaggttgacatgtgtgaggattgtatagtctggaaacagaagagggttagtttccagataaacacccatgaatgtgttgggacacatcaacagaataccgagaatcctcaggtggaggaaccagtggagcagattgtcgcaccaccatctcctactccagctccggagtttaggagatctactcggtcttATATACCAGATAGAAGGTATATTgatacttacttcctacagatggaggagtgCTCGAATGCTacgatgaagcatgtcaggtggcagatacgagcaagtgggagcttacgatgaaggatgagatgaaatccctcacctccaacaaaatatggaagttgcccaaaggccttcataacaagtgggtgtacagaatcgaagaggagcatgacggctccagaaggtacaagcttcagttggtagtcaaagactttgagcagaagaaagggattgactacaccagcttttttacaccagttgtgaaattgacagccatcagattagtccacAGAAATCGAGCAGACAGAATGGTGgcgactacagagaagctgaagttgtgttcaacttcagttggtcttcatgcctaaaGACATGTTATGagtacatcatttattcatgatactctggttgagaaggtgtctctgtctccaagtgagagattgttagagatggagccagagaTAGCTGGAGATGATGCGTTGCTGAGTCAAGAAAACGCGTGGAATTATCTcttcattatcatcctcattgtAACTctcatttgtgattaattttatcTTAAATGTAATTTATTCCAAGCCACTATAAAAggagggttgtggaagatgtaTTATATTGAAGCACAATAGCTCAGAATAgcacagagagtgcagagagagctgagaggaagaagggaggaagagagagagagagagagagaattgtaacatttttctggcgagttattgaatagttagtatgtgctccgtggacgtaggtcgttcttgaccgaaccacgtaaattcttggtGTAATtttcttctggatgctcacaggatCCTAACAGTAAGCCTGaaattcaagagttttagaaatcaactcatactACAACATTCCTTTTGTATAATTATACAGttaaaattaacttgaaaatcACACATCCAAAATGCGTAAGTCTTAAGTGTAAGGCATTTGCCTTTAttggatttggtattttagattgaatCACAAGACGTTTTAGGCATGCATGCCTCGCCTTGAGGCTCACCCTGACTGAGCCTATTAAAACATTGTGTGGATGCAACCATGATTTTGCATCCACATGTTAAAACAGAAGGAACCAGACACTAACAATAGATTATTTGAAGAGAACAGTGTGGTAGAAATATCATATATGCTTATTAATATCAATGGATTACTACCAAATTAGACATTTGAAGCCTGAGTTTGCAGTGAAGACTACACTTTGAATTTTAGATGCAGTTAATGAGATTTCAGCCAAAAAGGAGAAAAGAAGGGGTGTGGGTTTAATGAATGACATTTAAAGCTGGCACCAGAAAAAGGAATTGCTGCAATCTGCACAGCACAGGGGTTAACTAAGAGCAAGAGTCCTGTGACAGCATTCAAACCTGTTACTAGTTTCTATGGATAGCCTGGCAACTTCTTACTGGGTGGGAAAAACAAATTTCAAGCTAATAGaatgtattttcaaaaaaataatataaatgataatttttattttttttgtatggaTAAATGTCTGGAAATATTGCATTTTCAGGCTGCGCTCCTCTCTTTGCATGTGTAAA
This window of the Malania oleifera isolate guangnan ecotype guangnan chromosome 6, ASM2987363v1, whole genome shotgun sequence genome carries:
- the LOC131158840 gene encoding rho guanine nucleotide exchange factor 8, coding for MVRAFDRNHGIQKSKSFHFKRMFEIPERQAQSLVFYGSDNEGAEDDAGQSKASPFSDIQQMPSSLNRSQDKSPVSRLTDIGTGVAAVSPLAKPPAGSDVEQLKERFAKLLLGEDMSGGGKGVSSALALSNAITNLAASVFGEQWKLEPMSVERKARWRKEIGWLLSVTDHIVEFVASQQKSSDGKDVEVMVTRQRNDLHMNIPALRKLDAMLIDYLDNFRDQNEFWYASRDDKESEEGGNQRKDDKWWLPTVKVPPDGLSDMSRKWLLFQKESVNQVLKAAMAINAQVLLEMEIPESYIESLPKNGKTSLGDSIYKNITVEFFDPEQFLSTMDMSTEHKVLDLKNRIEASIVIWKRKMHNKDGKSAWGSAISLEKRELFEERAETILLLIKQRFPGLPQSALDISKIQYNRDVGQSILESYSRIIESLAFTVMSRIEDVLYADSLTQNPSQTELEKKNFMDSTPLTGSPKFPNPEEETERLSSVDTPTSMTLSDYMGWQLDQKEADLKKNKSVGNLEELLKDEHGKLMTKAANIVTNLKVSYLDKLDHLGCPRSPTSRH